The Brachionichthys hirsutus isolate HB-005 unplaced genomic scaffold, CSIRO-AGI_Bhir_v1 contig_445, whole genome shotgun sequence genome includes the window agccttataattgtaaaacatgtgggaaacattttagagtaagtggtgcattgacagtccacatgagaacccacacaggtgagaagccttataattgtaaaacatgtgggaaacatttcagacagagtggtgacttggcagtccacatgagaacccacacaggtgagaagccttataattgtaaaacatgtgggaaacatttcagacagagtggtaaCTTGGcactccacatgagaacccacacaggtgagaagccttataattgtaaaacatgtgggaaacatttcagacagagtggtaaCTTGGcactccacatgagaacccacacaggtgagaagcattaaattagatcaacgtgggaatcatttcagaagatctgcccatgctattttcttctaaaaatagcaaattactattactttcagatctattgaacatgccagattgaaatatttcttcagagctcagttgaaaatgtttattatcagattaaagggttaagtccaaagtgccacctcggaattacttgttgtttcgtttgacaaacagttcataactcaaaagttctgattatagtctgtcgacttcctcacatctcagctttgcttcattattaatggcatttctttgggttttaaagtgctgctcagacacaagaagcaatctgatgacggctcttttaaagaagcaacaaaatgatcatttagctgctgccttaaatgacattaaacagataatatatgtcactttaactgtaaaattaaacctaaaccctcataacgatcacatttattaccaaataactttctcgtgctggattatttctggtcgttccatcacaagactcaagactcccattattttgtttgcctgGACGTGCTTTTTAGAAGCGAAGAATAcgaatgcacaaaaaacaaagtaaaaaagaaaagagcaaataaagtgtttaattgaagaaaaagcacctctgatgttaaagagagctaaaaataatctgtggcGATAATTAGATTGTCCTGGATAAAAGTCGTTGTGACTCCAATCTTCAGAGGATCAGAGATCAGTTGGCGTTTTGCTAATACCCCATCAGCGCGCTAGTTGCCCCCTGGGgctgctcagagtgtgtgttgttgctgttcacgctgtgttcatgtgttcacccgccggctcagccgctctcttcaccttcaacgtctgctccctcgttcatcacaatagaagccggagtcagaacccgatgttttatttttgtttattttttgtaaacttgtaaataaaaataataaaaaaaacttgctgtgaactgtgtatttggagaattctcagggaaattggaaattaaggtggagccaaacaaagtccactctgccaccgtgcacacagctggccacgcccacccctaatggcgggatgacggcctacttttaaagtggcagcccaggcttagggcggaaccgtgacagcgtgcttccgctctttgatttttcacagcaaaatgccagccgtgcaaaatgcccctgcaacacaagctctactaacagacggcgactgtctggtgccgcaaagaaaacggaacataagaagatccagacacaagtgaacaagttacttacaacaaaaaacacgacacacgacctgggcgcgcaaaccagctgcagtcagcacgggcaaggcgagtaaaaaaaaaaaaaaaaagtttttttttttatttttttatctgagcatgagccatgtgcgatcatcaaaagagccataggttcccgacccctgatctaggggAAGGGGTACCTGGGAGGGGAAGGGGTACCTGGGAGGGGAGTGTTTTCATGACTGAATTTTTAActtggtgcagaaaatatatatcaaataaatcaaactgttattttaatacaacagttcagatatagcagagtgttgttttagagtgaaatgaGAACCGAATCGACCCTAAATTAAGCGACATAAACTTTCCTTGGATCGATCCGTGGAAACTCCTGCCCTCGTGTGGAATGTCTCAGTAAGACGTGATCTTGTGCTAGaatttgaaccaatgaaaatccgccagtgggcgggactttagctgacagaacgcttcctgtttcacagcgtccgatcaataaaacaacggaaacagccgagtaggaggagagacggaatcggtctgctggtatgttgtcttaaataaatgtttattctctgattagatcgattagatcgatAAGATCGATTAGATAGAGCCATTGGAATCGCAAATACTTCCGTCTGACCTGGAATGAATCGCGCTGCCGTCGCTCACAAGACCTGCATGTGATATCGATTAGTGCGTCGCTGCGCCGCCAGCAGGATGGGGCGCAGacatgtttgaataataataataataataataataataataacaataataataataataacaacaataataataataataataataataacaataatactaacaataataataataataacaataataataataacaataataataataataataataataataataataataataataacaataataataataataataacactgcgggttttagtgattctgtaaaagtttaactgacattaagggaagttcattcaaatcaataatcgattatctgtaagggcagcgttgttcttcctgctcagtgaacacttttcatgtcatttgggaaaacccaaatatgttaatgacgtcatcgactgatgacgtcatcagccctGCTGGGTGAAGCTGAAGGGTCCTGCCTGAACATGGTGCACGTGTACAACTGCCACCCGTTCTCCTCACAGCACATCGTGCAGGTGAGTGGAAGGTGCTGATTcagaccatgcccccccccccccccccatcgagtcttaccccccccctgcggttcaggtggagcaggagcctGGGCTCGTCTGCTGTGGAGGCGGGGCGCTGTTCGTCGTGGCAACCAGAGGATGCAAGGTCATCTTATTCTGAAACGTAGCGTTGCCGCGGCGACCCTGTTGTGACGCGATGTGTCGGACTCTCGAAGGTGGAGGCCTACGACCTGGAGCAGGGGAGCTGCCCGCTCATCTGCCGCTTCGCCACCATGGGCGCCGTGGCGAGCATTCAGCACAGCAAGATGGGTCAGAATGAGCACAAATCGCATCAACACAGGTCATCACCtgggtaacgccccccccccccccccctccccatccagGAGATTACCTCGTCACCATCACTTCACCAGCTGGTTAACTCCCAACCCGGGCTGCTGGTGGCCGCCATGGTGGCGTTACACGCCAGCGGCGGCGTCCAGCTGCAACAAGCCGATCACGTGTTCAAGGTGTGCGATTCACAAACCCGCTGGCGGTCCCACGGCCAGCGGGCGCCGGGTCTGAGAGCGTtcccgtcgtgtgtgtgtgcgtgtgtgtgcatgtgtgtgtgtgtgtgtgcgtgcgtgcgtgtaggcgCTGGGCTGCGAGCGCTGCCTCCAGGTGGATTTCTGGGAGGCGATACTCACGGcctcctcacaggaagatgTCGTTCAGGAACTTCTGTTCAGGGTGGCGTCCGTCTACATCGACCGGCTGACGGACGCGCGCCCGGACCCTCCGCGGGGGCGCGGCCCGCTGAAGAGCGCCGACGATCTGGTAGCTGAACGGTTTGATTTAGCGCCCTCGCCCCCTCTGTCGGCCATGTTGAgacgtttgtgtgcgtttcagaTCAACTCGTGCTGCCATTACGGCGCTCTTTACCCGTGGCTGACTGTTCTCAATCCCGCTCGCACGTCCAACGCCCAACACCAGGAGGCGCCACACAAACTCCAGGTCTGTACAAACATGGAGGAAGGGCGATACAAAGACGTGCTAAAGAAGCTCTGGAAATGAGCGGGGACGTTTTCGTGACGTCTCTGTCCGCGTCTCCAGTCCCTGCTGTGTGGACCGTCCCTGTCTGTGGGCGCCGTCTCGCCCCTGCTGGACGGCCTGCCGGAGGAGACCTCCTGGGGGTTCAGCCTGCACCTGCTCCGCGCCACCAGAAGGGGGCAGTACGACAGCTGCATTGAAAAGCTGCTGGACCGATGTCCTCAGGCCATCGTCGCCTACGGCAACCATCATTTCCAAGACGAAGACAAGGTCAGCGGCGGCGTCCCGCCCCCGCGCCGTGGACCTTCTCACgctgcatcgccccccccccccttgtctcacctgtgcaggtgttgtGGTGGACGAAGCTGCTCCCTGAGCTCTGCAACAGGACGAGAGCGGCAGCGGATAACGGCATCCTATTGGCTGCTCTCAAAGGTAGACGTGACCCTCTGTgtttaaaccccgccccccgaTTTTAAACGCTCGtggattttttatttccacCCTCGTCCCGATAGAGACGGTggttgtggttgccatggagatgagcCCAGCCGAGTTCCTTGAGCTGATCCCGGATGACGGCGCCGCCTCGTACTTCCTGCCTCACCTGTTGACATGTTGCCAGAGACACCTGCTGACCTGAAGCAGAGGAACCGCTGCCCCGGATCAATCGATCGGCTCACCGATCGGCTCCGAAGGACCTGAACGGACGTCGCTGAGATTGTTGAAAAGTGTCCAAtaagagttttaaaataagcGAACTGTGAAAGTAGAATATCTGACAGCGGGACGGTCCGTCGCATCCGTCTTTCATCCAGTGAGCTCAGTATTGATCATATCACTcgtggtttccatgacaacccgaTACTGTTGTTCTACAAAATGACCGAGATGACAAACAGTGATTTTAGATTGTGATTGGATTTTCTCTGCTCGCAGGAACTTGACGTTACCTGAACAATTCAGTTTTGGTTGTctgtaaacaggattaaattatttcactcttaaatctatttagtaaacttaatatttcatatctCTTTATCAACTCGATTTGCAGCATGTGACTCTGACCTAGTTCCTTGCAGCGTTATAAACTTCTGGCAGCAGACTTGCTTTGCGTAATAACGCCGTAATAACGCCGCCGCAGACTGACGTTGCTTCTGCgttctggatttcacttattgcgggttatttttagaacgtaaccccccaaaatgagggactactgtattatgattgcttgttttgtaccgtaactgtccaacgctgaatttagtgtttttacatcaggcaccttgggcagctaaggggtccttggggaaatgaatgttccgttataacaacgcccgagttcgttctgttgggtttttgaagacggtgggtcggaaactagccgttaacgatattttccaaaactgaagaaccggtttatggaatttggacatcttgaccgggatcctctttacaaaccgggatatattttaacgttcaaaatttactgaactgcgtgtgatgcgtctttaatgccgcatcgcgtcatcacagCTTAACCggcgatagctagcttaactggatagctgctctgttagcattcatattgaatttgacattgaacttagccgttagcttcgcgctaacgctattagcgtctttttttccaatcattctttgcacattcgattatataaactataccattgcactgctaaatatctggtatatctccgattggtttatttgatcagaactaggtgttatttgcccaacactaaaacgaagccgagattcgttctgtcactgacgtcatatccgggtcgatgtctttcagtgggataaatgctagtccgctaaaatgctagtcacaagaacggttctttgttctcagtgggatgacgcaatgtgtgtttgtaacttttaaatatttcattggggtcggatttctctattatctattatgtttaaaaatctcaattttgtgtcatgaactctttaaagaacaaattctacttttaggctttgagattatatttagacaaaagacgattccttatataataggtttaaaagacagtgatgtcattagtatttcgtattttccggttatattgcatgtatttatgtatatttctgctttccatgacatttatttttgcattggtattcctgttctttaaatgatatttgtagtttctagaggaataaagggagacgattctccatttctattgattttaaattaacggtacaatcagctgtagcagaagataacagggaatcatttgtttcgtctgcaggtatttcagctgaacaggatgcctttttaaaaagcgaccaaagattgcctgtaaagaaccgagtgaacaaaacggagtgaagatcgatcatcagcgaagactgcgagatatcacctggagacccggaatgaaatcacccagaataagtatgtatgtttgtcctcgcatgcttgcttcatcacagcggcgtccaattccttcaatctgtcctccagattgtccacagcaacatgtctgtaaggaggaggaggaggaggttcctgctgatcagcagctctggaaggaggagatgaactccagtattgtcaaagaggagccagagcctccacgcgtgaaagaggagcaggaagaaatccccaccagtcaggagagagagcggcttggactgaagcaggagactggaaccttcatgttgagtccgactcgtggagaaacagaccacagcaaagatcagactctgttcctgaaagctgatgaagatgcagatgaagagtctggagttctcatgccagttattacctctgtggtaggagcagcagacattgaccagctgctgttctcgaacagctgtcatgcatctggaagccatgataaaagaagagaaacaggtcaagaggatgtagaatgtgatcccacacttcaaacccacagcaaaaaggatggaaaaaggagaccatatgtttgcacaacatgcagcaaagctttcacaagaaatagtgactgtctaaaacacacgagaacccacgcaggtgagaagccttataattgtaagaaatgtgggaaacattttagagaaagtggggACTTGACAgcccacatgagaacccacacaggtgagaagccttataattgtaaaacatgtgggaaacattttagagaaagtggggACTTGACAgcccacatgagaacccacacaggtgagaagccttataattgtaaaacatgtgggaaacattttagagaaagtggtgcattgacagtccacatgagaacccacacaggtgagaagccttataattgtaaaacatgtgggaaacatttcagagaaagtGGTAGCTTGGcactccacatgagaacccacacaggtgagaagcattaaattagatcaacgtgggaatcatttcagaagatctgcccacgctattttcttctaaaaatagcaaattactattactttcagatctattgaacatgccagattgaaatatttcttcagagctcagttgaaaatgtttattatcagattaaagggttaagtccaaagtgccacctcggaattacttgttgtttcgtttgacaaacagttcataactcaaaagttctgattatagtctgtcaacttcctcacatctcagctttgcttcattattaatggcatttctttgggttttaaagtgctgctcagacacaagaagcaatctgatgacggctcttttaaagaagcaacaaaatgatcatttagctgccgccttaaatgacattaaacagataatatatgtcactttaactgtaaaattaaacctaaaccctcataacgatcacatttattaccaaataactttctcgtgctggattatttctggtcgttccatcacaagactcaagactgccattattttgtttgcctggacgtgctttttagaagcaaagaatatgaatgcacaaaaaacaaagtaaaaaaaaaaagagcaaataaagtgtttaattgaagaaaaagcacctctgatgttaaagagagctaaaaataatctgtggcgataattagattgtcctggataaaagtcgttgtgactccaatcttcagaggatcagagatcagtcggcgttttgctaataccccatcagcgcactagttgccccctggggctgctcagagtgtgtgttgttgctgttcacgctgtgttcatgtgttcacccgccggctcagccgctctcttcaccttcaacgtctgctccctcgttcatcacaatagaagccggagtcagaacccgatgttttatttttgtttattttttgtaaacttgtaaataaaaaaataataaaaaaaacttgttgtgaactgtgtatttggagaattctcagggaaattggaaattaaggtggagccaaacaaagtccactctgccaccgtgcacacggctggccacgcccacccctaatggcgggatgacggcctacttttaaagtggcagcccaggcttagggcggaaccgtgacagcgtgcttccgctctttgatttttcacagcaaaatgccagccgtgcaaaatgcccctgcaacacaagctctactaacagacggcgactgtctggtgccgcaaagaaaacggaacataagatccagacacaagtgaacaagttacttacaacaaaaaacacgaaacacgacctgggcgcgcaaaccagctgcagtcagcacgggcaaggggagtaaaaaaaaaaaagttttttttttttttttttaatctgagcaCGAGCCgtgtgcgatcatcaaaagagccataggttcccgacccctgatctaggggAAGGGGTACCTGGGAGGGGAGTGTTTTCATGACTGCATTTTTAActtggtgcagaaaatatatatcaaataaatcaaactgttattttaatacaacagttcagatatagcagagtgttgttttagagtgaaatgaGAACCGAATCGACCCTAAATTAAGCGACAT containing:
- the LOC137913852 gene encoding BLOC-2 complex member HPS3-like; translated protein: MVALHASGGVQLQQADHVFKEDVVQELLFRVASVYIDRLTDARPDPPRGRGPLKSADDLINSCCHYGALYPWLTVLNPARTSNAQHQEAPHKLQSLLCGPSLSVGAVSPLLDGLPEETSWGFSLHLLRATRRGQYDSCIEKLLDRCPQAIVAYGNHHFQDEDKVLWWTKLLPELCNRTRAAADNGILLAALKETVVVVAMEMSPAEFLELIPDDGAASYFLPHLLTCCQRHLLT